From the Anabas testudineus chromosome 23, fAnaTes1.2, whole genome shotgun sequence genome, one window contains:
- the c23h11orf98 gene encoding uncharacterized protein C11orf98 homolog, with protein sequence MSPPGGKINRPKTELGKKLFKRRRVLGREKRKKRQIVGAVVDHGLITVHHLKKRKSSPRANITLSGKKKRKLLKQLQHMQQEKASMEVEAVAPPPKKQTVSSAPTKKKKKSAGSQEDVEMADVK encoded by the exons ATGTCTCCTCCAGGAGGGAAGATAAACAGACCGAAAACG GAGTTGGGCAAGAAGCTTTTCAAGAGGCGCCGAGTTCTGGGCcgagagaagaggaagaaacgtCAGATAGTCGGAGCCGTCGTGGATCATGGTCTCATCACTGTCCATCACCTTAAGAAGAGAAA GTCGAGTCCGAGGGCGAACATCACTCTGTCTGGAAAGAAGAAACGAAAGCTgctcaaacagctgcagcacatgcagcagGAGAAGGCCAGTATGGAAG TTGAGGCGGTTGCTCCACCACCAAAGAAACAGACTGTATCATCAGCTCCaaccaagaagaagaagaaatcagcTGGATCCCAGGAGGACGTAGAGATGGCAGATGTGAAATAA
- the pthlha gene encoding parathyroid hormone-like hormone a — MFCSRRALQQWCFALFLLCSPVPHYGRPIDALSNRIKRSVTHAQLMHDKGRTLQDFKRRMWLQELLDEVHTAEIRDLPVRTTSGGGGSSGAGVGVGLPGVSLGINLSTTGSTLHSKPPGGTKNLPISFRLDEEEGTNLPQETNKSQTYKDSVLKGPGKKKKKGRSGKRREGDKRKRRARSVGWRLQDEPGSGLHLEWRSLLGLL; from the exons ATGTTCTGCTCCAGGAGAGCCCTGCAGCAGTGGTGCTTTGCCCTTTTCCTACTTTGCTCTCCGGTGCCACACTATGGACGACCGATCGATGCCCTGAGCAACAGAAT AAAACGCTCCGTGACTCACGCTCAGCTGATGCACGACAAAGGCCGCACGCTGCAGGACTTCAAGCGTCGCATGTGGCTGCAGGAGCTTTTGGACGAGGTCCACACGGCGGAGATCCGCGACCTGCCCGTCCGGACCACCAGCGGGGGCGGAGGCAGCAGCGGCGCCGGGGTCGGCGTCGGACTGCCCGGGGTCAGCCTGGGCATCAACCTGAGCACCACCGGCAGCACCCTGCACTCTAAACCTCCCGGAGGAACCAAGAACCTCCCCATCAGCTTCAGGCTGGACGAGGAGGAGGGAACCAACCTCCCGCAGGAGACCAACAAGTCCCAGACGTACAAAGACAGCGTCCTGAAGGGGCCcggcaagaagaagaagaaaggcagGTCCGgcaagaggagggagggggacaagaggaagaggagggcgCGCTCGGTGGGCTGGAGGCTGCAGGACGAGCCCGGGAGTGGACTCCACCTGGAGTGGAGGTCTCTGCTGGGCCTGCTTTAA